From one Salvelinus alpinus chromosome 14, SLU_Salpinus.1, whole genome shotgun sequence genomic stretch:
- the LOC139538496 gene encoding mitogen-activated protein kinase kinase kinase 20-like isoform X1 translates to MYNYHAAPWSSFVDSHDTHGQIYSDWSWVLYKNLQLLPERLPSQTGRQTDTRRVGSECHYEMSSLSASFVQIKFDDIHFHENCGGGSFGSVYRARWISQDKEVAVKKLLKIENEAEILSVLSHRNIIQFYGAILEAPNYGIVTEYAGGGSLYDYLSSAESEEMDLGQVMTWAMEIAKGMHYLHSEAPVKVIHRDLKSRNVVVTADKVLKICDFGASRFHSHTTHMSLVGTFPWMAPEVIQSLPVSETCDTYSYGVVLWEMLTREIPFKGLEGLQVAWLVVEKSERLTIPSSCPTSFAELMRKCWVTEPKERPMFKHILTTLESMSNDSKLPEQCNSFLHNKAEWSCEIEATLERLKKLERDLSSKEQELKERERRLKMWERKLIEQSNTPLLSNLHIHSWTEEHVYFWMQQIFGAGEGASGMQLYGDLFKENHITGKRLLLLTETDMRDLGIKSKGHIMHLKSEIEKLTNDYMVLFHFPPLMKDEWAEEEEERRKIVNLELVFGYHWKAGTGHSDCKWKMYIELDGDEVAITYIKDVTFNANRQDVDVLKMTKPPFVMDKWVVGLWKNEVVDCIVNYENDVRSPRCTRHSHAVRWNPTGGQDKIKTVELLIETAQLNIEGNPRSRSNSKDVDPRWLYNLRQRQLKSQSAAQQHGAQTPTGGSETRTLSQFLSAYGDQASSYAAAVRRSPNSPLSPWCSRSSSPTAGLSTMLSPLYLGSKGSSPSSTTSESALERERLLSAGEVQGHHRHRSYIDNSLSATRGHNRDTWSHTRGNFTQNKSSRTSQQMGRPRTNNYSVAGQNRARVIPGISAVVENPSTEQEGAKVSEGGWIKVERQKRLPRQDNKQARGRQRRGCRGGRSRESFAV, encoded by the exons atgtacaattaccacgctgcaccttggtcctcttttgTCGACAGCCATGACACCCATGGTCAAATTTACTCAGACTGGTCTTGGGTACTGTATAAAAACCTACAGCTACTACCAGAGCGACTCCCCTCACAG acaggcagacagacagacacacgtcgAGTTGGGTCTGAGTGTCATTATGAGATGTCGTCTCTTAGTGCCTCCTTCGTGCAAATCAAGTTTGATGACATCCACTTCCACGAGAACTGCGGCGGCGGCAGCTTCGGGAGCGTGTACCGAGCCAGGTGGATCTCTCAGGACAAAGAAGTGGCGGTGAAAAAGCTACTCAAGATCGAAAATGAG GCTGAAATCCTCAGTGTACTCAGCCATCGCAACATCATTCAGTTCTATGGGGCGATCCTTGAAGCACCCAACTATGGAATCGTCACTG AATATGCCGGTGGAGGGTCCCTGTATGACTATCTGTCCAGTGCGGAGAGTGAGGAGATGGACCTGGGACAGGTCATGACTTGGGCCATGGAGATTGCCAAAG GCATGCACTATTTACACTCAGAGGCCCCGGTCAAGGTTATCCACAGGGATCTGAAGTCCAGGAATG TGGTTGTGACGGCAGACAAAGTTCTTAAG ATCTGTGATTTTGGGGCATCCCGGTTCCACTCCCACACCACACACATGTCCCTGGTAGGCACGTTCCCCTGGATGGCCCCGGAAGTCATCCAGAGCCTGCCCGTGTCTGAGACCTGTGACACCTACTCCTACGGTGTG GTTCTGTGGGAGATGCTCACCCGGGAGATTCCCTTTAAAGGCCTGGAGGGCTTACAAGTCGCCTGGCTGGTGGTGGAGAAGAGTGAG agATTAACCATTCCCAGTAGCTGCCCAACTAGTTTCGCTGAGCTGATGAGGAAGTGTTGGGTGACTGAGCCAAAG GAAAGACCAATGTTCAAACATATCCTTACAACCCTGGAGTCCATGTCCAATGACAGCAAGCTTCCTGAACAGTGCAACTCCTTCCTACACAACAAGGCTGAATGGAG ctgtgagATTGAGGCCACACTGGAGAGACTGAAGAAGTTGGAGCGGGATCTGAGCAGCAAAGAGCAGGAACTGAAGGAGAGAGAACGTCGCCTGAAGATGTGGGAGCGCAAGCTCATTGAGCAGTCCAACACCCCG CTCCTTTCCAACCTTCATATTCATTCCTGGACAGAGGAACATGTG TACTTTTGGATGCAGCAGATATTTGGGGCAG GGGAGGGTGCAAGTGGCATGCAGCTGTATGGTGACCTGTTTAAGGAAAACCACATTACAGGCAAGAGGCTGCTGCTGCTCACGGAAACGGACATGCGAGACCTGGGGATCAAGTCCAAAGGTCACATCATGCACCTCAAG AGTGAAATTGAGAAGCTAACCAATGATTACATGGTGCTCTTCCACTTCCCTCCACTAATGAAG GATGAgtgggcagaggaggaggaggagaggaggaagatcgTTAATCTGGAGCTGGTGTTTGGGTACCACTGGAAAGCAGGAACAGGTCACTCG GACTGCAAATGGAAAATGTACATTGAACTTGACGGAGATGAAGTTGCAATAACGTACATCAAGGATGTGACCTTTAATGCCAACAGACAGGATGTGGATGTCCTGAAGATGACCAAG CCTCCATTTGTGATGGACAAATGGGTAGTTGGACTATGGAAGAACGAGGTTGTTGACTGCATTGTAAATTATGAG AACGATGTGAGATCACCCAGGTGTACGAGACATAGCCATGCAGTGAGGTGGAACCCCACCGGTGGACAAGATAAGATCAAGACTGTGGAGTTGCTGATAGAAACAGCTCAGTTAAACATTGAAGGAAACCCCAGAAGCAGATCGAACTCAAAAG ATGTGGATCCCAGATGGTTGTACAACCTGAGACAGAGGCAGCTGAAGAGCCAGTCAGCAGCACAGCAGCATGGTGCCCAGACCCCCACCGGAGGCTCAGAAACCCGCACCCTGTCTCAGTTCCTGTCTGCATATGGAGATCAGGCCTCTTCCTACGCTGCAGCAGTGCGGAGGTCTCCCAacagccccctctctccctggtgCTCCCGCAGCTCGTCCCCCACCGCCGGCCTGTCCACCATGCTCTCCCCCCTCTACCTGGGGTCAAAGGGCAGCAGCCCCTCCAGCACCACCTCAGAGAGTGCCTTGGAGCGCGAACGCCTGCTCAGTGCCGGGGAAGTGCAAGGTCACCACAGGCACAGAAGCTACATTGACAACTCATTGAGTGCAACAAGGGGCCACAACAGAGACACATGGTCCCATACAAGGGGCAACTTCACACAGAATAAGTCAAGCAGAACCTCACAGCAAATGGGGAGGCCTCGGACCAATAATTACAGTGTAGCTGGTCAGAACCGGGCCAGGGTGATACCGGGCATATCGGCGGTGGTGGAAAACCCCAGTACAGAGCAAGAGGGGGCTAAAGTCAGTGAGGGGGGATGGATCAAAGTGGAGCGCCAGAAAAGGTTACCTCGACAGGACAATAAACAGgccagaggaagacagaggagagggtGTAGAGGTGGACGAAGCAGAGAATCATTTGCTGTTTGA
- the LOC139538496 gene encoding mitogen-activated protein kinase kinase kinase 20-like isoform X3: MYNYHAAPWSSFVDSHDTHGQIYSDWSWVLYKNLQLLPERLPSQTGRQTDTRRVGSECHYEMSSLSASFVQIKFDDIHFHENCGGGSFGSVYRARWISQDKEVAVKKLLKIENEAEILSVLSHRNIIQFYGAILEAPNYGIVTEYAGGGSLYDYLSSAESEEMDLGQVMTWAMEIAKGMHYLHSEAPVKVIHRDLKSRNVVVTADKVLKICDFGASRFHSHTTHMSLVGTFPWMAPEVIQSLPVSETCDTYSYGVVLWEMLTREIPFKGLEGLQVAWLVVEKSERLTIPSSCPTSFAELMRKCWVTEPKERPMFKHILTTLESMSNDSKLPEQCNSFLHNKAEWSCEIEATLERLKKLERDLSSKEQELKERERRLKMWERKLIEQSNTPLFLPVAAQISAESFYESKTEESNSSEMTCQITSSSNGEVEGMSLQAMMKGFGDMFALDMGGPVLHSGMQVNMQAKQNSSKSSSVREGRKINMALGMSNFNWSDDSD, encoded by the exons atgtacaattaccacgctgcaccttggtcctcttttgTCGACAGCCATGACACCCATGGTCAAATTTACTCAGACTGGTCTTGGGTACTGTATAAAAACCTACAGCTACTACCAGAGCGACTCCCCTCACAG acaggcagacagacagacacacgtcgAGTTGGGTCTGAGTGTCATTATGAGATGTCGTCTCTTAGTGCCTCCTTCGTGCAAATCAAGTTTGATGACATCCACTTCCACGAGAACTGCGGCGGCGGCAGCTTCGGGAGCGTGTACCGAGCCAGGTGGATCTCTCAGGACAAAGAAGTGGCGGTGAAAAAGCTACTCAAGATCGAAAATGAG GCTGAAATCCTCAGTGTACTCAGCCATCGCAACATCATTCAGTTCTATGGGGCGATCCTTGAAGCACCCAACTATGGAATCGTCACTG AATATGCCGGTGGAGGGTCCCTGTATGACTATCTGTCCAGTGCGGAGAGTGAGGAGATGGACCTGGGACAGGTCATGACTTGGGCCATGGAGATTGCCAAAG GCATGCACTATTTACACTCAGAGGCCCCGGTCAAGGTTATCCACAGGGATCTGAAGTCCAGGAATG TGGTTGTGACGGCAGACAAAGTTCTTAAG ATCTGTGATTTTGGGGCATCCCGGTTCCACTCCCACACCACACACATGTCCCTGGTAGGCACGTTCCCCTGGATGGCCCCGGAAGTCATCCAGAGCCTGCCCGTGTCTGAGACCTGTGACACCTACTCCTACGGTGTG GTTCTGTGGGAGATGCTCACCCGGGAGATTCCCTTTAAAGGCCTGGAGGGCTTACAAGTCGCCTGGCTGGTGGTGGAGAAGAGTGAG agATTAACCATTCCCAGTAGCTGCCCAACTAGTTTCGCTGAGCTGATGAGGAAGTGTTGGGTGACTGAGCCAAAG GAAAGACCAATGTTCAAACATATCCTTACAACCCTGGAGTCCATGTCCAATGACAGCAAGCTTCCTGAACAGTGCAACTCCTTCCTACACAACAAGGCTGAATGGAG ctgtgagATTGAGGCCACACTGGAGAGACTGAAGAAGTTGGAGCGGGATCTGAGCAGCAAAGAGCAGGAACTGAAGGAGAGAGAACGTCGCCTGAAGATGTGGGAGCGCAAGCTCATTGAGCAGTCCAACACCCCG CTGTTCCTACCTGTGGCGGCTCAGATTAGCGCTGAGTCGTTCTATGAGTCTAAGACGGAGGAGTCGAACAGTTCGGAGATGACGTGTCAGATCACATCCTCCAGTAACGGGGAGGTGGAGGGGATGAGTCTGCAGGCCATGATGAAGGGCTTTGGGGACATGTTTGCCTTGGACATGGGGGGCCCCGTCCTGCACTCTGGCATGCAGGTCAACATGCAGGCCAAGCAGAACTCTTCCAAGTCCAGCAGTGTCAGAGAGGGCCGCAAAATCAACATGGCCTTGGGGATGTCAAACTTCAACTGGTCAGACGACAGTGACTAG
- the LOC139538496 gene encoding mitogen-activated protein kinase kinase kinase 20-like isoform X2 → MSSLSASFVQIKFDDIHFHENCGGGSFGSVYRARWISQDKEVAVKKLLKIENEAEILSVLSHRNIIQFYGAILEAPNYGIVTEYAGGGSLYDYLSSAESEEMDLGQVMTWAMEIAKGMHYLHSEAPVKVIHRDLKSRNVVVTADKVLKICDFGASRFHSHTTHMSLVGTFPWMAPEVIQSLPVSETCDTYSYGVVLWEMLTREIPFKGLEGLQVAWLVVEKSERLTIPSSCPTSFAELMRKCWVTEPKERPMFKHILTTLESMSNDSKLPEQCNSFLHNKAEWSCEIEATLERLKKLERDLSSKEQELKERERRLKMWERKLIEQSNTPLLSNLHIHSWTEEHVYFWMQQIFGAGEGASGMQLYGDLFKENHITGKRLLLLTETDMRDLGIKSKGHIMHLKSEIEKLTNDYMVLFHFPPLMKDEWAEEEEERRKIVNLELVFGYHWKAGTGHSDCKWKMYIELDGDEVAITYIKDVTFNANRQDVDVLKMTKPPFVMDKWVVGLWKNEVVDCIVNYENDVRSPRCTRHSHAVRWNPTGGQDKIKTVELLIETAQLNIEGNPRSRSNSKDVDPRWLYNLRQRQLKSQSAAQQHGAQTPTGGSETRTLSQFLSAYGDQASSYAAAVRRSPNSPLSPWCSRSSSPTAGLSTMLSPLYLGSKGSSPSSTTSESALERERLLSAGEVQGHHRHRSYIDNSLSATRGHNRDTWSHTRGNFTQNKSSRTSQQMGRPRTNNYSVAGQNRARVIPGISAVVENPSTEQEGAKVSEGGWIKVERQKRLPRQDNKQARGRQRRGCRGGRSRESFAV, encoded by the exons ATGTCGTCTCTTAGTGCCTCCTTCGTGCAAATCAAGTTTGATGACATCCACTTCCACGAGAACTGCGGCGGCGGCAGCTTCGGGAGCGTGTACCGAGCCAGGTGGATCTCTCAGGACAAAGAAGTGGCGGTGAAAAAGCTACTCAAGATCGAAAATGAG GCTGAAATCCTCAGTGTACTCAGCCATCGCAACATCATTCAGTTCTATGGGGCGATCCTTGAAGCACCCAACTATGGAATCGTCACTG AATATGCCGGTGGAGGGTCCCTGTATGACTATCTGTCCAGTGCGGAGAGTGAGGAGATGGACCTGGGACAGGTCATGACTTGGGCCATGGAGATTGCCAAAG GCATGCACTATTTACACTCAGAGGCCCCGGTCAAGGTTATCCACAGGGATCTGAAGTCCAGGAATG TGGTTGTGACGGCAGACAAAGTTCTTAAG ATCTGTGATTTTGGGGCATCCCGGTTCCACTCCCACACCACACACATGTCCCTGGTAGGCACGTTCCCCTGGATGGCCCCGGAAGTCATCCAGAGCCTGCCCGTGTCTGAGACCTGTGACACCTACTCCTACGGTGTG GTTCTGTGGGAGATGCTCACCCGGGAGATTCCCTTTAAAGGCCTGGAGGGCTTACAAGTCGCCTGGCTGGTGGTGGAGAAGAGTGAG agATTAACCATTCCCAGTAGCTGCCCAACTAGTTTCGCTGAGCTGATGAGGAAGTGTTGGGTGACTGAGCCAAAG GAAAGACCAATGTTCAAACATATCCTTACAACCCTGGAGTCCATGTCCAATGACAGCAAGCTTCCTGAACAGTGCAACTCCTTCCTACACAACAAGGCTGAATGGAG ctgtgagATTGAGGCCACACTGGAGAGACTGAAGAAGTTGGAGCGGGATCTGAGCAGCAAAGAGCAGGAACTGAAGGAGAGAGAACGTCGCCTGAAGATGTGGGAGCGCAAGCTCATTGAGCAGTCCAACACCCCG CTCCTTTCCAACCTTCATATTCATTCCTGGACAGAGGAACATGTG TACTTTTGGATGCAGCAGATATTTGGGGCAG GGGAGGGTGCAAGTGGCATGCAGCTGTATGGTGACCTGTTTAAGGAAAACCACATTACAGGCAAGAGGCTGCTGCTGCTCACGGAAACGGACATGCGAGACCTGGGGATCAAGTCCAAAGGTCACATCATGCACCTCAAG AGTGAAATTGAGAAGCTAACCAATGATTACATGGTGCTCTTCCACTTCCCTCCACTAATGAAG GATGAgtgggcagaggaggaggaggagaggaggaagatcgTTAATCTGGAGCTGGTGTTTGGGTACCACTGGAAAGCAGGAACAGGTCACTCG GACTGCAAATGGAAAATGTACATTGAACTTGACGGAGATGAAGTTGCAATAACGTACATCAAGGATGTGACCTTTAATGCCAACAGACAGGATGTGGATGTCCTGAAGATGACCAAG CCTCCATTTGTGATGGACAAATGGGTAGTTGGACTATGGAAGAACGAGGTTGTTGACTGCATTGTAAATTATGAG AACGATGTGAGATCACCCAGGTGTACGAGACATAGCCATGCAGTGAGGTGGAACCCCACCGGTGGACAAGATAAGATCAAGACTGTGGAGTTGCTGATAGAAACAGCTCAGTTAAACATTGAAGGAAACCCCAGAAGCAGATCGAACTCAAAAG ATGTGGATCCCAGATGGTTGTACAACCTGAGACAGAGGCAGCTGAAGAGCCAGTCAGCAGCACAGCAGCATGGTGCCCAGACCCCCACCGGAGGCTCAGAAACCCGCACCCTGTCTCAGTTCCTGTCTGCATATGGAGATCAGGCCTCTTCCTACGCTGCAGCAGTGCGGAGGTCTCCCAacagccccctctctccctggtgCTCCCGCAGCTCGTCCCCCACCGCCGGCCTGTCCACCATGCTCTCCCCCCTCTACCTGGGGTCAAAGGGCAGCAGCCCCTCCAGCACCACCTCAGAGAGTGCCTTGGAGCGCGAACGCCTGCTCAGTGCCGGGGAAGTGCAAGGTCACCACAGGCACAGAAGCTACATTGACAACTCATTGAGTGCAACAAGGGGCCACAACAGAGACACATGGTCCCATACAAGGGGCAACTTCACACAGAATAAGTCAAGCAGAACCTCACAGCAAATGGGGAGGCCTCGGACCAATAATTACAGTGTAGCTGGTCAGAACCGGGCCAGGGTGATACCGGGCATATCGGCGGTGGTGGAAAACCCCAGTACAGAGCAAGAGGGGGCTAAAGTCAGTGAGGGGGGATGGATCAAAGTGGAGCGCCAGAAAAGGTTACCTCGACAGGACAATAAACAGgccagaggaagacagaggagagggtGTAGAGGTGGACGAAGCAGAGAATCATTTGCTGTTTGA
- the LOC139538496 gene encoding mitogen-activated protein kinase kinase kinase 20-like isoform X4 yields MSSLSASFVQIKFDDIHFHENCGGGSFGSVYRARWISQDKEVAVKKLLKIENEAEILSVLSHRNIIQFYGAILEAPNYGIVTEYAGGGSLYDYLSSAESEEMDLGQVMTWAMEIAKGMHYLHSEAPVKVIHRDLKSRNVVVTADKVLKICDFGASRFHSHTTHMSLVGTFPWMAPEVIQSLPVSETCDTYSYGVVLWEMLTREIPFKGLEGLQVAWLVVEKSERLTIPSSCPTSFAELMRKCWVTEPKERPMFKHILTTLESMSNDSKLPEQCNSFLHNKAEWSCEIEATLERLKKLERDLSSKEQELKERERRLKMWERKLIEQSNTPLFLPVAAQISAESFYESKTEESNSSEMTCQITSSSNGEVEGMSLQAMMKGFGDMFALDMGGPVLHSGMQVNMQAKQNSSKSSSVREGRKINMALGMSNFNWSDDSD; encoded by the exons ATGTCGTCTCTTAGTGCCTCCTTCGTGCAAATCAAGTTTGATGACATCCACTTCCACGAGAACTGCGGCGGCGGCAGCTTCGGGAGCGTGTACCGAGCCAGGTGGATCTCTCAGGACAAAGAAGTGGCGGTGAAAAAGCTACTCAAGATCGAAAATGAG GCTGAAATCCTCAGTGTACTCAGCCATCGCAACATCATTCAGTTCTATGGGGCGATCCTTGAAGCACCCAACTATGGAATCGTCACTG AATATGCCGGTGGAGGGTCCCTGTATGACTATCTGTCCAGTGCGGAGAGTGAGGAGATGGACCTGGGACAGGTCATGACTTGGGCCATGGAGATTGCCAAAG GCATGCACTATTTACACTCAGAGGCCCCGGTCAAGGTTATCCACAGGGATCTGAAGTCCAGGAATG TGGTTGTGACGGCAGACAAAGTTCTTAAG ATCTGTGATTTTGGGGCATCCCGGTTCCACTCCCACACCACACACATGTCCCTGGTAGGCACGTTCCCCTGGATGGCCCCGGAAGTCATCCAGAGCCTGCCCGTGTCTGAGACCTGTGACACCTACTCCTACGGTGTG GTTCTGTGGGAGATGCTCACCCGGGAGATTCCCTTTAAAGGCCTGGAGGGCTTACAAGTCGCCTGGCTGGTGGTGGAGAAGAGTGAG agATTAACCATTCCCAGTAGCTGCCCAACTAGTTTCGCTGAGCTGATGAGGAAGTGTTGGGTGACTGAGCCAAAG GAAAGACCAATGTTCAAACATATCCTTACAACCCTGGAGTCCATGTCCAATGACAGCAAGCTTCCTGAACAGTGCAACTCCTTCCTACACAACAAGGCTGAATGGAG ctgtgagATTGAGGCCACACTGGAGAGACTGAAGAAGTTGGAGCGGGATCTGAGCAGCAAAGAGCAGGAACTGAAGGAGAGAGAACGTCGCCTGAAGATGTGGGAGCGCAAGCTCATTGAGCAGTCCAACACCCCG CTGTTCCTACCTGTGGCGGCTCAGATTAGCGCTGAGTCGTTCTATGAGTCTAAGACGGAGGAGTCGAACAGTTCGGAGATGACGTGTCAGATCACATCCTCCAGTAACGGGGAGGTGGAGGGGATGAGTCTGCAGGCCATGATGAAGGGCTTTGGGGACATGTTTGCCTTGGACATGGGGGGCCCCGTCCTGCACTCTGGCATGCAGGTCAACATGCAGGCCAAGCAGAACTCTTCCAAGTCCAGCAGTGTCAGAGAGGGCCGCAAAATCAACATGGCCTTGGGGATGTCAAACTTCAACTGGTCAGACGACAGTGACTAG